A region from the Hippoglossus hippoglossus isolate fHipHip1 chromosome 16, fHipHip1.pri, whole genome shotgun sequence genome encodes:
- the nod1 gene encoding nucleotide-binding oligomerization domain-containing protein 1 isoform X2 has translation MDQREEARCLNILTLHRELLVSRLRSLQCILDNLLACGFLCEEDVEIVQQTVTKTDQVRKILELVQCKGEEACEYFLFIIYKVCDAYIDLQPWLEEINFKPSSDIMLMSVENTDPISRYSAKLRQEMSRDTCFIMSYGQQDETRLEELYTDSLMELLKDNNESLGFVESLDQLLGDHSIFNPQGEIIYVIGDAGVGKSLLLQKLQNLWSKKQLQTDAIFFFKFRCRMFSIFKETEQISLRDLLFKHNCHPDLDPDNEVFDYILRFPEKVIFTFDGYDEIQENLDLMNVPEVVSPEDKAHPLQLLITLLSGKLLKNSQKILTARTGIELQSRVIRKKMVLRGFSPTHMKSYINLHFKEQEHRKLVSDQLDASPHLCGLCSTPLFCWILFKSFSHLHTMHDSFHMPDSCITLTDIFLLLSEVFFSRSTSPAPSLLKKSSRCASETFKLGLRPLAAFAKLALQGMERGTFICNRDEIAACGLREEDLPLGFLRPVSDCEASGSPADFEFLHITLQSFLAAFALLLDEEAAADSILKFFTECSRKREPSCLLFNLCITGSSKHRQKKPFATNEHLQFTNLFLCGLLSKAHTGLMEHLVSPGLLKKKQAVLKSYLSTGVKSHLRGLPHYTGEEGKKLHVMPNFLWMLRCIFETGSKEIAQLTAKGITANSIKLGYCNVYSGDCTALNFVLQHRQRLLGIDMDNNNIGDYGVKQLRPSFCKMTVVRLCVNHLSDSSIEVLAEELCKHKVVEVLGLYKNHITDIGAKLVAKIIEECPKLRVLKIGENKITSVGGRYLASAIQKSSSIFDVDNNVCTITDLRTEPAE, from the exons ATGGATCAGAGAGAAGAAGCCAGATGCCTGAACATCCTCACCTTACACAGAGAGCTGCTGGTGTCGAGGCTGAGGAGCCTCCAGTGCATCCTGGACAACCTGCTGGCTTGTGGCTTCCTCTGTGAAGAAGATGTTGAGATCGTACAACAAACTGTCACCAAGACGGATCAG GTGCGCAAAATCTTGGAGCTAGTCCAGTGCAAAGGAGAGGAGGCCTGTGAATACTTTCTTTTCATCATATACAAAGTGTGTGATGCATACATAGACCTGCAGCCATGGCTGGAAGAGATCAACTTCAAACCGAGCAGTGACATAATGCTGATGAGTGTGGAGAACACAGATCCCA tCAGCAGGTATAGCGCAAAGTTGAGGCAGGAAATGAGCCGGGACACCTGCTTCATCATGTCATACGGCCAGCAAGACGAGACCCGTCTGGAGGAACTCTACACTGACTCTCTGATGGAACTGTTGAAAGACAACAATGAAAGTCTGGGCTTCGTGGAGAGTCTGGACCAGCTGCTCGGAGACCACAGCATCTTTAATCCTCAAGGTGAAATCATCTATGTGATTGGGGACGCTGGAGTGGGAAAATCCCTCCTCCTTCAGAAGCTCCAGAACCTCTGGTCCAagaaacagctgcagacagacgCCATCTTCTTCTTTAAGTTCCGCTGTAGGATGTTCAGCATTTTTAAGGAAACAGAACAGATCTCCCTCAGAGACCTCTTGTTCAAACACAACTGTCATCCAGATCTGGATCCAGATAATGAGGTGTTTGATTACATCCTGCGCTTCCCtgaaaaggttatttttacatttgatggCTACGATGAGATTCAGGAGAATCTGGACCTGATGAATGTCCCTGAAGTGGTGTCGCCAGAGGACAAGGCACATCCCCTCCAGCTGCTGATCACCTTGCTCTCCGGGAAACTGCTCAAGAACTCCCAGAAGATTCTGACGGCTCGGACAGGGATTGAGCTCCAGAGCAGGGTGATCAGAAAGAAGATGGTTCTGCGGGGGTTCTCTCCAACTCATATGAAGTCCTACATTAATTTGCACTTTAAGGAGCAGGAACACAGAAAGCTGGTGTCAGATCAGCTGGATGCTAGCCCCCACCTCTGTGGCCTGTGCTCCACTCCGCTCTTCTGCTGGATTCTATTCAAGAGCTTTAGCCACCTGCACACCATGCATGATAGCTTTCATATGCCTGACTCCTGCATCACACTCACCGACATCTTTCTTCTGCTGTCCGAGGTGTTCTTTAGCCGCTCAACCTCACCCGCTCCGTCTCTGCTGAAGAAAAGCAGCCGGTGTGCCTCAGAGACATTCAAATTAGGGCTTAGGCCCCTTGCTGCATTTGCCAAGCTGGCACTTCAGGGTATGGAGAGAGGCACCTTCATTTGTAACCGAGATGAGATCGCTGCGTGCGGTCTCAGAGAGGAGGACCTGCCCCTCGGCTTTCTCCGACCTGTCAGTGACTGTGAAGCCAGCGGAAGCCCTGCTGACTTTGAATTCCTCCACATCACCCTCCAGTCTTTCTTGGCGGCATTTGCGCTTTTGTTGGACGAGGAGGCTGCTGCAGACTCCATTCTCAAGTTCTTCACAGAGTGCAGCAGGAAAAGGGAACCATCCTGTCTGCTGTTTAACTTATGTATCACTGGCTCctcaaaacacagacaaaagaaacCATTTGCAACCAATGAGCACCTTCAGTTCACAAATCTCTTCTTGTGTGGACTGCTCTCTAAAGCTCACACTGGCCTGATGGAGCATCTGGTGTCTCCTGGGCTACTCAAGAAAAAACAGGCCGTGCTAAAATCTTACCTGTCCACTGGTGTTAAGTCCCACCTCCGTGGTTTACCCCACTACACTGGCGAGGAAGGCAAGAAACTCCATGTTATGCCCAACTTCCTGTGGATGCTGAGGTGCATCTTTGAGACGGGGAGCAAAGAAATCGCTCAACTGACAGCGAAAGGCATCACAGCGAATTCTATCAAGCTGGGTTACTGCAACGTCTACTCGGGTGACTGCACCGCCCTCAACTTCGTACTGCAACACCGTCAGAGGCTCCTGGGCATTGACATGGATAACAACAACATCGGTGACTATGGGGTGAAGCAGCTGAGGCCTTCGTTCTGTAAGATGACAGTAGTGAG ATTGTGCGTCAATCACCTGTCAGACAGCAGCATTGAGGTGCTTGCAGAGGAGCTGTGTAAGCACAAGGTTGTGGAGGTCTTGGG ACTTTACAAAAATCACATCACAGACATTGGAGCCAAGCTGGTTGCTAAGATAATTGAGGAATGTCCAAAGTTGCGAGTTCTCAA GATCGGTGAAAACAAGATCACTAGTGTTGGTGGGAGATATCTGGCCAGTGCAATTCAGAAGAGCTCTTCAATATTTGATGTTG
- the enpp2 gene encoding ectonucleotide pyrophosphatase/phosphodiesterase family member 2 isoform X1 — MLLHKPFVWILSVLCGTDVCLGFVYDRPKRSGEDGTSARTEARSAFQYVPTSGSCRNRCFELVELDPPNCRCDNLCKTYNSCCWDFDQLCLRTEGGYECRKDRCGETRNELHACHCSEDCLARGDCCTNYKMLCKGDSSWLQDECEEMKSPECPAGFVRQPLIMLSVDGFRASYVKRGNTVIPNIDKLRTCGTHAPYMRPVYPSKTFPNLYSLATGLYPESHGIVGNSMYDPVFDATFSLRSREKLNHRWWGGQPIWITALKQGVKAATFFWPIAIPLERRILTMLQWLHLPEGERPYVYAMHSEQPDTYGHKMGPMSVELNNPLRVIDRIIGQLMDGLKQMRLHRCVNIILVGDHGMEEAHCDRTEFLSNYMTNIDDIILIPGSLGRIRSRHPNNPKYDPKALVANLTCKKAEQHFKPYLKQHLPKRLHYAYNRRIEEIHLLVERKWHVARKVPEGRRHCGFAGDHGYDNKINSMQTIFLGYGPTFKFKTKVPAFENVELYNVMCDLLGLKPAPNNGTHGSLNHLLRTPPHRPTMPEEVSRPTASALVSTGTDDLGCSCDDKLRVKSRGQRGLKVTLVRGYNLESLWLCLLQNKVEELNQRLRQAIDDSRNLPYGRPAVLFRTKYSILHHSDFISGYSEPLSMPLWTSYAVSRQVEVSPLPDALSNCVRPDTRVPPVYSQSCTNYRADRQITYGFLYPPQLSSTIDKKYDAVLITNTVPMYPAFKRIWGYFQRALVKRYATERNGVNILIGPIFDYNYDGVRDSAEKIKEYVSGTIPIPTHYFVVLTSCLDFTQAADTCSGPLSSAAFILPHRPSNDETCNSSEEESRWVEDLMKMHTARVRDVELLTGLDLYRRTTRSYAEILSLKTYMHTYESEI, encoded by the exons CTCGCTCTGCCTTCCAGTATGTACCGACCTCCGGCTCCTGCAGGAACAGGTGTTTCGAGCTGGTTGAGTTGGATCCTCCAAACTGTCGCTGTGACAACCTGTGTAAGACGtacaacagctgctgctgggacTTTGACCAGCTCTGCCTCAGGACAG AGGGGGGATATGAGTGCAGGAAGGATCGATGTGGGGAGACTCGCAATGAACTGCATGCCTGCCACTGCTCTGAGGACTGTTTGGCCAGAGGAGACTGTTGCACCAACTACAAGATGCTGTGTAAAG GAGACAGCTCGTGGCTGCAGGATGAGTGTGAGGAGATGAAGTCCCCTGAATGTCCAGCTGG atttgTGCGTCAGCCGCTCATCATGCTGTCAGTGGATGGATTCAGAGCATCTTACgtgaaaagaggaaacactgtcATTCCCAATATCGACAAACTCA GAACATGTGGAACCCATGCTCCGTACATGAGACCTGTTTATCCCTCCAAAACCTTTCCAAACCTCTACTCACTGGCTACG GGTCTTTATCCAGAGTCTCATGGTATTGTTGGCAACTCCATGTACGACCCAGTGTTTGACGCCACGTTCAGCCTGAGGAGCCGAGAGAAACTCAATCATCGCTGGTGGGGAGGACAGCCA ATCTGGATCACTGCCCTCAAACAGGGAGTGAAGGCTGCCACCTTCTTCTGGCCTAT tgCCATCCCATTAGAGAGGAGGATACTGACCATGCTGCAGTGGCTCCACCTCCCTGAAGGAGAGAG GCCATATGTCTATGCCATGCACTCTGAGCAACCAGACACATATGGACACAAAATGGGGCCCATGAGCGTAGAA CTGAACAACCCTCTGAGGGTCATTGACAGAATCATTGGTCAGCTGATGGATGGACTGAAGCAGATGAGACTGCACCGCTGTGTCAACATCATCCTGGTGGGGGATCATG GTATGGAAGAGGCCCACTGTGATCGCACTGAGTTCCTCAGTAACTACATGACCAATATTGATGACATCATCCTCATCCCCGGGTCTCTGGGCAGAATACGCTCCAGACACCCCAACAACCCTAAAT atgacCCCAAGGCTCTTGTTGCAAATCTAACA TGTAAGAAAGCTGAGCAGCACTTCAAGCCGTACCTGAAGCAGCACCTGCCCAAGCGTTTGCACTACGCCTACAATCGACGCATTGAGGAGATTCATCTGCTGGTGGAGAGGAAGTGGCACGTCGCCAG GAAGGTTCCTGAGGGGAGGAGGCACTGTGGATTCGCTGGTGACCATGGATACGACAATAAGATCAACAGCATGCAG ACTATTTTCTTGGGGTACGGACCCACGTTTAAATTCAAGACAAAAGTTCCAGCCTTTGAAAACGTTGAGCTTTATAATGTCATGTGTG ATCTGCTGGGTCTGAAACCAGCCCCCAACAATGGAACCCACGGCAGCCTGAACCACCTGCTGAGGACTCCCCCCCACAGACCCACCATGCCCGAGGAGGTTTCCAGACCCACAGCCTCCGCTCTTGTTTCTACGGGAACAGATGACCTGGGCTGCAGCTGCGATGACAAG TTGCGTGTAAAAAGTAGGGGCCAGAGAGGTTTGAAAGTGACCCTTGTACGAGGCTATAACCTGGAGTCACTCTGGCTCTGTCTCTTACAGAACAAAGTGGAGGAGCTAAACCAGCGACTGAGGCAAGCTATTGATG acAGCAGGAACCTTCCGTACGGTCGACCTGCTGTACTCTTCCGTACCAAATACTCCATCCTCCACCACAGTGACTTCATCAGTGGCTACAGCGAGCCTCTCTCTATGCCCCTCTGGACATCATACGCCGTCAGCAGACAG GTAGAGGTGTCTCCTCTGCCAGATGCTCTGTCCAACTGTGTGAGACCTGATACCAGAGTCCCTCCAGTCTACAGCCAGTCTTGCACCAACtacagagcagacagacagatcacGTACGGCTTCCTGTATCCACCAC AATTATCCTCAACGATAGACAAAAAATATGATGCTGTCCTTATCACCAACACGGTTCCCATGTATCCTGCATTCAAGa GAATCTGGGGCTACTTCCAGAGAGCACTGGTGAAGAGATATGCCACTGAGAGAAACGGAGTGAACATACTCATTGGGCCCATATTTGACTACAACTATGATGGTGTCAGGGACTCGGCAGAAAAGATTAAAGA GTATGTAAGTGGAACAATTCCCATCCCAACACACTACTTTGTGGTCCTGACCAGCTGCTTAGACTTCACTCAGGCTGCAGACACATGTAGCGGCCCGCTGAGCAGCGCAGCATTCATCCTGCCACACAGACCCAGCAATGATGAGACCTGCAAC agctcAGAGGAGGAGTCCCGCTGGGTGGAGGACCTGATGAAGATGCATACAGCTCGGGTCAGAGACGTGGAGCTCTTGACAGGCCTGGACCTGTACCGCAGAACCACCCGGAGCTACGCTGAAATCCTCTCGCTCAAAACTTACATGCACACTTACGAGAGCGAGATCTGA
- the enpp2 gene encoding ectonucleotide pyrophosphatase/phosphodiesterase family member 2 isoform X2 → MLLHKPFVWILSVLCGTDVCLGFVYDRPKRSGEDGTSARTEARSAFQYVPTSGSCRNRCFELVELDPPNCRCDNLCKTYNSCCWDFDQLCLRTEGGYECRKDRCGETRNELHACHCSEDCLARGDCCTNYKMLCKGDSSWLQDECEEMKSPECPAGFVRQPLIMLSVDGFRASYVKRGNTVIPNIDKLRTCGTHAPYMRPVYPSKTFPNLYSLATGLYPESHGIVGNSMYDPVFDATFSLRSREKLNHRWWGGQPIWITALKQGVKAATFFWPIAIPLERRILTMLQWLHLPEGERPYVYAMHSEQPDTYGHKMGPMSVELNNPLRVIDRIIGQLMDGLKQMRLHRCVNIILVGDHGMEEAHCDRTEFLSNYMTNIDDIILIPGSLGRIRSRHPNNPKYDPKALVANLTCKKAEQHFKPYLKQHLPKRLHYAYNRRIEEIHLLVERKWHVARKVPEGRRHCGFAGDHGYDNKINSMQTIFLGYGPTFKFKTKVPAFENVELYNVMCDLLGLKPAPNNGTHGSLNHLLRTPPHRPTMPEEVSRPTASALVSTGTDDLGCSCDDKNKVEELNQRLRQAIDDSRNLPYGRPAVLFRTKYSILHHSDFISGYSEPLSMPLWTSYAVSRQVEVSPLPDALSNCVRPDTRVPPVYSQSCTNYRADRQITYGFLYPPQLSSTIDKKYDAVLITNTVPMYPAFKRIWGYFQRALVKRYATERNGVNILIGPIFDYNYDGVRDSAEKIKEYVSGTIPIPTHYFVVLTSCLDFTQAADTCSGPLSSAAFILPHRPSNDETCNSSEEESRWVEDLMKMHTARVRDVELLTGLDLYRRTTRSYAEILSLKTYMHTYESEI, encoded by the exons CTCGCTCTGCCTTCCAGTATGTACCGACCTCCGGCTCCTGCAGGAACAGGTGTTTCGAGCTGGTTGAGTTGGATCCTCCAAACTGTCGCTGTGACAACCTGTGTAAGACGtacaacagctgctgctgggacTTTGACCAGCTCTGCCTCAGGACAG AGGGGGGATATGAGTGCAGGAAGGATCGATGTGGGGAGACTCGCAATGAACTGCATGCCTGCCACTGCTCTGAGGACTGTTTGGCCAGAGGAGACTGTTGCACCAACTACAAGATGCTGTGTAAAG GAGACAGCTCGTGGCTGCAGGATGAGTGTGAGGAGATGAAGTCCCCTGAATGTCCAGCTGG atttgTGCGTCAGCCGCTCATCATGCTGTCAGTGGATGGATTCAGAGCATCTTACgtgaaaagaggaaacactgtcATTCCCAATATCGACAAACTCA GAACATGTGGAACCCATGCTCCGTACATGAGACCTGTTTATCCCTCCAAAACCTTTCCAAACCTCTACTCACTGGCTACG GGTCTTTATCCAGAGTCTCATGGTATTGTTGGCAACTCCATGTACGACCCAGTGTTTGACGCCACGTTCAGCCTGAGGAGCCGAGAGAAACTCAATCATCGCTGGTGGGGAGGACAGCCA ATCTGGATCACTGCCCTCAAACAGGGAGTGAAGGCTGCCACCTTCTTCTGGCCTAT tgCCATCCCATTAGAGAGGAGGATACTGACCATGCTGCAGTGGCTCCACCTCCCTGAAGGAGAGAG GCCATATGTCTATGCCATGCACTCTGAGCAACCAGACACATATGGACACAAAATGGGGCCCATGAGCGTAGAA CTGAACAACCCTCTGAGGGTCATTGACAGAATCATTGGTCAGCTGATGGATGGACTGAAGCAGATGAGACTGCACCGCTGTGTCAACATCATCCTGGTGGGGGATCATG GTATGGAAGAGGCCCACTGTGATCGCACTGAGTTCCTCAGTAACTACATGACCAATATTGATGACATCATCCTCATCCCCGGGTCTCTGGGCAGAATACGCTCCAGACACCCCAACAACCCTAAAT atgacCCCAAGGCTCTTGTTGCAAATCTAACA TGTAAGAAAGCTGAGCAGCACTTCAAGCCGTACCTGAAGCAGCACCTGCCCAAGCGTTTGCACTACGCCTACAATCGACGCATTGAGGAGATTCATCTGCTGGTGGAGAGGAAGTGGCACGTCGCCAG GAAGGTTCCTGAGGGGAGGAGGCACTGTGGATTCGCTGGTGACCATGGATACGACAATAAGATCAACAGCATGCAG ACTATTTTCTTGGGGTACGGACCCACGTTTAAATTCAAGACAAAAGTTCCAGCCTTTGAAAACGTTGAGCTTTATAATGTCATGTGTG ATCTGCTGGGTCTGAAACCAGCCCCCAACAATGGAACCCACGGCAGCCTGAACCACCTGCTGAGGACTCCCCCCCACAGACCCACCATGCCCGAGGAGGTTTCCAGACCCACAGCCTCCGCTCTTGTTTCTACGGGAACAGATGACCTGGGCTGCAGCTGCGATGACAAG AACAAAGTGGAGGAGCTAAACCAGCGACTGAGGCAAGCTATTGATG acAGCAGGAACCTTCCGTACGGTCGACCTGCTGTACTCTTCCGTACCAAATACTCCATCCTCCACCACAGTGACTTCATCAGTGGCTACAGCGAGCCTCTCTCTATGCCCCTCTGGACATCATACGCCGTCAGCAGACAG GTAGAGGTGTCTCCTCTGCCAGATGCTCTGTCCAACTGTGTGAGACCTGATACCAGAGTCCCTCCAGTCTACAGCCAGTCTTGCACCAACtacagagcagacagacagatcacGTACGGCTTCCTGTATCCACCAC AATTATCCTCAACGATAGACAAAAAATATGATGCTGTCCTTATCACCAACACGGTTCCCATGTATCCTGCATTCAAGa GAATCTGGGGCTACTTCCAGAGAGCACTGGTGAAGAGATATGCCACTGAGAGAAACGGAGTGAACATACTCATTGGGCCCATATTTGACTACAACTATGATGGTGTCAGGGACTCGGCAGAAAAGATTAAAGA GTATGTAAGTGGAACAATTCCCATCCCAACACACTACTTTGTGGTCCTGACCAGCTGCTTAGACTTCACTCAGGCTGCAGACACATGTAGCGGCCCGCTGAGCAGCGCAGCATTCATCCTGCCACACAGACCCAGCAATGATGAGACCTGCAAC agctcAGAGGAGGAGTCCCGCTGGGTGGAGGACCTGATGAAGATGCATACAGCTCGGGTCAGAGACGTGGAGCTCTTGACAGGCCTGGACCTGTACCGCAGAACCACCCGGAGCTACGCTGAAATCCTCTCGCTCAAAACTTACATGCACACTTACGAGAGCGAGATCTGA